In one Sporomusa sphaeroides DSM 2875 genomic region, the following are encoded:
- a CDS encoding FAD-dependent oxidoreductase, translating into MQKDVLVIGGGIAGLQAALELAGAGYPVHLITDEANLGGKLVDSSENGSKAACVWGDQVNISALYLGGNLHASSTVLGSLITRAYNNPLVHLYTSSKLVELQGDVGHFQATISDVATGKRTQKLVVGAVILAAGFSMYDVSKKGEYGYGYHKNVVTSLEFEHMLSESRYRSDCIRRPSDGKCAEKIAFIQCVGSRDVVSKGEYCSAICCMFTAKEAILAKEFSPKTDVTVFYLDLRACGKNFDTFLSRAQELGTKYVRTMISEVKEDPVTEKLSINYAAASKPLAEEFDLVVLAAGIRPSTRLKETAGILQLPLNEHGFVQVDPLDPVNTKRPGVFSVGGSQGPLDVPETMALASAAAAATARVLGKSEGRPARKPVAERDVTKEPLRLGVFLCKSGLAAMGADTEAVIQAAKGQGDVVVVECDQAVCQPEAIAKIQNLIATQGLNRIVVAPCVLKHNLTLFQEAAQAAGLNRMLVEMAPVPVKNWENHSEKANSAAIAVTVRAVKDVKNFKPLRWHAEPVVPRALIVGGGVTGMAAALALADRGYSSTIVEKSAELGGYVRNFTGSLETDDLKKTVENLEKQVAKNDKIEVLVNSEVAHFSGRQGHFITLVATGQGQIKTTKNVEHGVVILATGTTTYVPAEYMYGEDQRVITGVEAMYRLVDGRLPAKGEPTYVFVQCVGSRNEEHKYCSRTCCGETVYAAAKIKEQNPDAKVYVLSRDIRTPGYLELKYRDARKAGVVFVHYDETDKPVLVKDKDGNLSMAVNDPQSGLTLNLKPDQVILAVAQTASKEAEQLANIFKIQVNADGFLSETHSNFGTIAFPGGGIFISGAAHGPKSVVECLTQAKGVAGRAARILAQPALMMGGMVAEVEWEKCAACLTCVRTCPYTIPQITREKKEMGAAYIPPADCRGCGMCASECPNKAIFVHHYQDDEVLSRVETALTEVG; encoded by the coding sequence ATGCAAAAGGATGTGCTCGTTATTGGCGGTGGCATTGCCGGTCTGCAGGCGGCTCTGGAATTAGCTGGGGCAGGATACCCTGTTCATTTGATAACAGATGAAGCAAATCTGGGTGGAAAACTGGTCGATTCATCAGAAAATGGCAGCAAGGCAGCCTGTGTCTGGGGTGATCAGGTTAACATTTCTGCTTTGTATTTGGGCGGCAATCTCCATGCATCCAGTACGGTATTGGGTTCGCTCATTACCCGTGCCTACAACAATCCGCTTGTTCATCTCTATACCAGCAGCAAACTGGTCGAACTGCAGGGCGATGTAGGCCACTTCCAAGCTACCATTAGCGATGTCGCAACCGGCAAGCGCACCCAAAAACTCGTCGTCGGAGCGGTTATTCTGGCAGCCGGTTTCAGCATGTATGATGTGTCTAAAAAAGGCGAATACGGCTATGGATATCATAAGAACGTTGTCACCAGCTTAGAGTTTGAGCATATGCTCTCTGAGAGCCGCTATCGTTCAGACTGTATCAGACGGCCATCGGACGGCAAATGCGCGGAAAAAATTGCGTTCATACAGTGTGTAGGCTCCCGTGACGTAGTGTCAAAGGGAGAATACTGTTCGGCAATATGCTGTATGTTTACCGCCAAAGAAGCAATCTTGGCAAAAGAATTTTCTCCTAAAACCGATGTTACGGTTTTTTACCTTGATCTTAGGGCCTGTGGCAAGAATTTTGACACCTTCTTATCCCGGGCTCAGGAATTAGGTACCAAATATGTGCGGACCATGATTTCCGAGGTAAAAGAAGACCCCGTGACGGAGAAATTATCCATTAATTATGCCGCAGCCAGCAAACCGCTTGCTGAAGAATTTGATTTGGTGGTTCTTGCAGCAGGTATTCGTCCGTCCACCCGTCTGAAAGAAACTGCCGGAATTTTACAACTTCCTCTTAATGAACATGGCTTTGTGCAGGTAGATCCCCTTGACCCGGTAAATACCAAACGCCCCGGCGTATTTTCTGTCGGCGGCAGTCAAGGTCCGCTTGATGTTCCCGAGACTATGGCTTTGGCCAGCGCCGCAGCTGCTGCTACAGCCAGAGTACTGGGCAAATCAGAGGGGCGACCGGCTCGCAAGCCTGTGGCTGAACGTGATGTAACGAAAGAACCGCTCAGACTTGGCGTTTTCCTCTGCAAAAGCGGGTTAGCCGCTATGGGAGCTGATACCGAAGCTGTGATTCAGGCAGCCAAAGGCCAAGGCGATGTAGTAGTGGTTGAATGCGACCAAGCGGTCTGTCAACCGGAAGCTATAGCTAAAATACAAAACCTGATTGCTACCCAGGGGCTCAACCGCATTGTGGTTGCTCCCTGTGTCTTGAAACACAATCTTACTCTCTTCCAGGAGGCTGCGCAGGCTGCAGGCTTAAATCGCATGCTGGTTGAAATGGCCCCTGTGCCTGTGAAGAATTGGGAGAATCATTCTGAGAAGGCCAACAGTGCGGCTATTGCTGTTACTGTGCGTGCTGTCAAGGATGTCAAGAACTTTAAACCGCTAAGATGGCATGCTGAACCGGTTGTTCCCCGTGCGCTGATCGTTGGCGGCGGTGTTACCGGCATGGCTGCGGCATTAGCGTTAGCTGATCGTGGCTATAGTTCTACCATTGTTGAGAAGTCGGCCGAACTTGGCGGCTATGTCCGTAATTTTACCGGCAGCTTAGAAACCGATGACCTAAAGAAAACTGTCGAAAATTTGGAAAAGCAAGTTGCCAAGAATGACAAGATTGAGGTGCTGGTTAACTCGGAAGTTGCCCACTTCAGCGGTCGTCAGGGCCATTTCATCACTTTGGTGGCAACCGGTCAGGGACAGATAAAAACAACTAAGAATGTGGAACATGGCGTGGTAATCCTGGCTACAGGCACGACAACCTATGTTCCGGCCGAATATATGTATGGTGAAGATCAGCGGGTTATCACCGGTGTTGAGGCTATGTACCGGCTGGTTGACGGGCGTTTGCCGGCAAAAGGCGAGCCTACCTATGTCTTTGTCCAATGCGTCGGCTCGCGCAATGAGGAGCACAAATACTGCAGCCGTACCTGCTGCGGTGAAACCGTATATGCGGCTGCCAAAATTAAAGAGCAAAACCCTGATGCCAAGGTATATGTGTTATCCCGTGATATCCGCACGCCTGGCTATCTTGAACTCAAATACCGTGATGCCCGGAAAGCCGGCGTAGTGTTTGTCCACTATGACGAAACTGACAAGCCGGTATTAGTAAAAGACAAAGACGGCAACCTGTCGATGGCTGTTAATGATCCGCAATCCGGACTGACCTTGAATTTGAAACCGGATCAGGTGATTTTGGCAGTAGCTCAGACGGCTTCCAAGGAAGCCGAGCAGCTTGCCAATATTTTCAAGATTCAGGTTAATGCCGATGGTTTCCTTTCCGAAACCCACTCAAATTTTGGTACGATTGCTTTCCCTGGCGGCGGCATCTTTATATCCGGTGCAGCCCATGGGCCAAAATCAGTGGTTGAATGTCTGACCCAAGCTAAAGGCGTAGCTGGGCGCGCGGCTCGTATTCTGGCACAGCCTGCACTCATGATGGGTGGTATGGTGGCTGAGGTAGAATGGGAAAAATGCGCAGCCTGCCTGACTTGTGTACGGACTTGCCCTTACACTATCCCACAAATCACTCGCGAGAAGAAAGAAATGGGCGCTGCCTATATTCCGCCTGCTGATTGCCGTGGCTGTGGCATGTGTGCATCCGAATGTCCGAATAAGGCTATTTTTGTCCATCATTATCAGGACGATGAGGTACTCTCACGGGTTGAGACCGCGTTGACGGAGGTGGGTTAA
- a CDS encoding methylenetetrahydrofolate reductase: MSEAVAIDKQAVLKTESKLEKLYSLGHFVVTGELGPPQHSNGHELEHHAHELKDIVDGFNLTDNQTAIVRLSSIAAGVHVLKGGGVPIIQMTCRDRNRIAMQSDLLGAYSIGIRDVLCLSGDHQSFGNHPTSKNVYDVDSVQLISMVKKMRDDKKFLSDAVIKTDEPRFFIGAVENPFGDPFEFRAIRLEKKVNAGADFIQTQAIFDIEKFARFMEMVVARGIHERTKITAGILPVRSVKALQYMKKDVAGMEIPDSLIERMKKTEDPKKEGIQVAIEMCNELKKIPGVAGIHIMPVGWEAALPEIVKGAGFLPRPKV, from the coding sequence ATGAGCGAAGCAGTAGCAATTGACAAACAAGCTGTGTTAAAAACAGAAAGCAAATTAGAAAAACTGTACTCCTTAGGCCATTTTGTGGTGACAGGCGAACTTGGACCGCCCCAGCATTCTAACGGTCATGAATTAGAACACCATGCCCATGAACTTAAAGACATAGTGGATGGTTTTAACCTTACGGACAACCAAACAGCTATTGTGCGGCTGTCCAGCATTGCTGCCGGTGTCCATGTCCTTAAGGGCGGCGGCGTTCCCATTATTCAGATGACTTGCCGGGACCGTAACCGTATTGCCATGCAAAGCGATTTGCTGGGGGCTTATAGCATAGGAATTCGCGATGTATTATGCCTAAGCGGTGACCACCAGTCTTTCGGCAACCATCCGACAAGTAAAAATGTGTATGATGTTGATTCCGTACAATTGATTTCCATGGTCAAAAAGATGCGGGATGACAAAAAGTTTCTGTCCGATGCCGTTATCAAAACAGACGAGCCGCGTTTCTTTATCGGTGCTGTAGAAAATCCGTTTGGCGATCCCTTTGAATTCCGGGCTATCCGTCTTGAAAAGAAAGTAAATGCCGGCGCTGATTTCATCCAGACGCAGGCCATATTTGATATCGAAAAATTTGCCCGGTTCATGGAAATGGTAGTGGCCCGCGGTATTCATGAACGGACTAAGATTACTGCTGGTATTCTGCCTGTGCGTTCGGTAAAAGCGCTGCAGTACATGAAGAAAGACGTTGCCGGTATGGAAATTCCCGATAGCCTGATTGAGCGCATGAAGAAAACTGAGGACCCGAAAAAAGAGGGTATCCAGGTTGCTATTGAAATGTGCAACGAGCTCAAAAAGATCCCAGGTGTAGCCGGTATTCATATTATGCCTGTTGGCTGGGAAGCAGCCCTGCCTGAGATTGTAAAAGGAGCAGGGTTCCTGCCGCGTCCTAAAGTTTAA
- a CDS encoding CoB--CoM heterodisulfide reductase iron-sulfur subunit B family protein — MKLGYYPGCSLHSTAAEYNMATEAVFDALDLELAELPEWNCCGATAGHSTDRFLSLALPLRNLVIAEVEQQKELVLPCAACYNLVKAADHYVREGTPEAKDANEELKSIMGASYSGNVHVTHPLEVIMRKEILSRVGGEVKRPLKGLKLAPYYGCLLTRPTYVAFDDVEQPQAMDKLMNMVGADVRKWSYKTDCCGGSLTVPRTDVVYEITKNLVTAAQRAGADAIVTACPLCQMTLETRQKEIQKPIPIFFFTELLGISFGHPEAKKWMKKHIIDPVPLLTSLQLL, encoded by the coding sequence ATGAAACTAGGTTATTATCCGGGATGTTCCCTTCACTCCACAGCAGCCGAATATAATATGGCTACCGAGGCTGTATTTGATGCCTTGGACCTGGAATTGGCTGAATTGCCGGAGTGGAATTGCTGTGGTGCGACTGCCGGACACTCCACCGACCGTTTCCTTTCGCTCGCTTTGCCACTGAGAAATCTTGTTATCGCCGAAGTCGAACAGCAGAAAGAATTAGTGCTGCCATGTGCCGCCTGTTATAATCTTGTAAAAGCCGCTGATCATTACGTGCGGGAAGGTACTCCGGAAGCCAAAGATGCTAACGAAGAACTGAAAAGCATAATGGGTGCGTCCTATAGCGGTAATGTCCATGTTACACATCCGTTGGAAGTCATCATGAGAAAAGAAATTCTTAGCAGAGTGGGTGGGGAGGTCAAAAGACCCCTTAAGGGACTTAAGCTTGCACCTTATTACGGGTGTTTGCTTACAAGGCCGACCTATGTAGCTTTTGACGATGTAGAGCAGCCACAAGCAATGGATAAGCTGATGAATATGGTCGGAGCCGATGTGCGGAAATGGTCGTACAAAACCGACTGTTGTGGTGGCAGCTTAACAGTACCACGTACTGACGTTGTTTATGAGATAACCAAAAACTTGGTAACTGCTGCTCAACGGGCAGGCGCTGACGCTATTGTGACTGCATGTCCGTTATGTCAAATGACTCTGGAAACCCGGCAGAAAGAAATTCAAAAACCAATACCTATATTTTTCTTCACCGAGTTGCTCGGGATTAGTTTCGGACATCCTGAAGCAAAAAAATGGATGAAGAAACATATTATTGATCCCGTACCGCTCTTGACATCATTGCAGTTGTTGTAA
- a CDS encoding complex I 51 kDa subunit family protein encodes MSKINQLISGNCGVIRPDCTEAYVKSGGYEGLKKAFTMKPEDIIGEVKKAKLLGRGGAAYPAGSKWEQLLEIPEFPKYIVINADEGEPGTFKDKILLGQDPLRVIEGMTIAGYVFNSHDGYIYIRGEYRAIQKVFQSAIDNAVKAGYLGKNILGSGFEFNIHIMTGAGAYVCGENSALLNSIEGKAGRPRIKPPHLAEVGLFLLPTLVNNVESIANIPTIVLEGGDKYLSYGTKDSGGTKLVCLSGNVVNRGVYEIPFGVSLRDVIYDPELGGGIPDGKKLKFFHLGGQSGPIGSEAQLDTPYCYKALRNAGLSVGSGAVVVMDEDVCVIDYLKGVTEFFIHESCGKCTPCREGNKQIYEILGKISAGQATQHDMTVLRRLIDTMTNASFCGLGQSAAVALNTCWKLFKAEFEDHLNQKCPAQICFTEQERGE; translated from the coding sequence ATGTCAAAAATAAACCAACTCATTTCCGGCAATTGCGGCGTCATTCGTCCTGACTGTACCGAAGCCTATGTAAAGTCCGGCGGGTATGAAGGTCTGAAAAAAGCCTTTACCATGAAACCGGAAGACATTATCGGCGAAGTGAAAAAGGCCAAGCTCTTAGGCCGCGGCGGCGCGGCGTATCCGGCCGGTTCCAAATGGGAACAGCTGCTGGAAATCCCCGAATTCCCCAAATACATTGTCATTAACGCCGACGAAGGCGAGCCAGGCACCTTTAAGGATAAAATCCTTTTAGGCCAGGATCCGCTCCGGGTCATCGAAGGCATGACCATTGCCGGTTATGTGTTCAACTCCCACGACGGCTATATTTATATTCGCGGCGAATACCGCGCCATTCAGAAAGTCTTCCAAAGCGCCATCGACAACGCCGTCAAAGCCGGTTATCTGGGCAAAAACATCCTGGGCAGCGGCTTTGAATTCAACATCCACATCATGACCGGCGCCGGCGCCTATGTCTGCGGCGAAAACTCCGCCCTCCTAAACTCCATCGAAGGCAAGGCCGGCCGCCCGCGCATCAAACCGCCCCATCTGGCCGAAGTCGGCCTGTTCCTCCTGCCCACCCTCGTAAACAACGTAGAATCCATTGCCAACATCCCCACCATCGTCTTAGAAGGCGGCGACAAATACCTAAGCTATGGTACCAAAGACAGCGGCGGCACCAAGCTCGTCTGTCTGTCCGGTAACGTCGTTAACCGCGGCGTATACGAAATCCCCTTTGGCGTCAGCCTGCGCGATGTCATCTATGACCCTGAACTGGGCGGCGGCATCCCTGACGGCAAAAAACTTAAATTCTTCCATTTAGGCGGCCAGTCCGGCCCCATTGGCAGTGAAGCCCAGCTTGACACCCCCTATTGCTACAAAGCCCTCCGCAATGCCGGTTTAAGCGTTGGCTCCGGTGCCGTCGTCGTTATGGACGAAGACGTGTGCGTCATCGATTACCTCAAAGGCGTAACCGAATTCTTCATCCATGAATCCTGCGGCAAATGCACCCCCTGCCGCGAAGGCAACAAGCAAATCTATGAGATACTGGGCAAAATTTCCGCAGGTCAGGCAACCCAGCACGACATGACCGTGCTGCGGCGGTTAATTGACACCATGACCAATGCCTCCTTCTGTGGTTTGGGCCAATCGGCAGCCGTAGCCCTCAACACCTGCTGGAAGCTCTTTAAAGCCGAATTCGAAGATCACCTGAACCAGAAATGTCCGGCACAAATTTGCTTTACTGAACAGGAAAGAGGTGAGTAG
- the pabA gene encoding aminodeoxychorismate/anthranilate synthase component II, with the protein MILMIDNYDSFVYNLVQYLGELGEDIRVFRNDKITIPHIEDLRPDHIIISPGPCTPNEAGISLELIQHFKGKIPIMGVCLGHQAIGQAFGGEVVRAPRLMHGKTSQVFHDGKGVFAGLANPLTATRYHSLIVKKETLPACLEISAETDAGEIMGIRHKEYTIEGVQFHPESILTEAGHTMLENFLSLDPNWTSKRKGAGR; encoded by the coding sequence ATGATCCTGATGATAGATAACTATGATTCTTTTGTATATAACCTCGTCCAGTACCTTGGCGAACTAGGGGAAGATATCCGGGTTTTTCGTAATGATAAAATAACAATTCCCCATATTGAAGACCTGCGTCCTGATCATATTATTATTTCACCTGGCCCATGTACGCCCAATGAGGCGGGTATCAGTCTGGAACTGATTCAACATTTTAAAGGAAAAATTCCGATAATGGGTGTTTGTCTTGGGCACCAGGCTATCGGTCAAGCCTTTGGCGGTGAGGTTGTGCGTGCTCCACGCCTGATGCATGGTAAAACCTCACAGGTGTTCCATGACGGTAAAGGCGTTTTTGCCGGACTGGCAAATCCGCTTACCGCTACCCGGTATCATTCATTAATTGTTAAAAAAGAAACCCTGCCTGCTTGTCTGGAGATTAGTGCCGAGACAGACGCTGGTGAAATTATGGGTATCCGTCATAAAGAGTATACTATTGAAGGGGTACAATTTCACCCTGAGTCCATTCTCACCGAAGCCGGACATACTATGCTGGAAAATTTTTTATCTTTAGATCCTAATTGGACAAGCAAGAGGAAAGGGGCCGGCCGGTAA
- a CDS encoding complex I 24 kDa subunit family protein — translation MCCSKVTKDQALEIIRRYEQVLAIINQYGKAKEQLLSILLDIQATSGENYVAEEWAEVVACQLDVPISKIHDVLTFYAMFSTVPRGKYVIEICKSTPCHVTKADAVVALFEAELGIKLGETTPDNQFTLLHTSCVGACDIGPVAKIGDEVYGNLTAAKVAEIVTSYRGVSSCQK, via the coding sequence ATGTGTTGTTCAAAAGTAACAAAAGATCAGGCATTGGAAATCATCAGAAGATACGAGCAAGTCTTGGCCATTATCAATCAATATGGTAAAGCCAAAGAGCAGTTGTTATCAATACTATTAGATATTCAGGCAACCTCCGGCGAAAACTACGTAGCCGAAGAATGGGCCGAAGTCGTCGCCTGCCAACTGGATGTGCCCATCAGCAAAATCCATGATGTTCTTACCTTCTATGCCATGTTCAGTACGGTGCCCCGGGGCAAATATGTCATTGAAATCTGTAAAAGCACACCCTGCCATGTAACCAAAGCCGATGCCGTAGTGGCCCTGTTTGAAGCAGAATTGGGCATTAAGCTGGGTGAGACCACTCCTGACAATCAGTTTACCCTGCTGCACACCAGCTGTGTAGGCGCCTGTGATATTGGTCCGGTAGCCAAAATCGGCGATGAAGTCTATGGTAACCTGACCGCAGCCAAGGTAGCCGAAATTGTGACAAGTTACCGGGGGGTGTCGTCATGTCAAAAATAA
- a CDS encoding NADH-dependent [FeFe] hydrogenase, group A6, translating to MGHHASDPNKIVNITIDGIPVSCPETTLILDAAKMVGIDIPVLCYHPDLKVRATCRLCVVELKGQKKLKTACSNEVWDGAEFITNSPAVRQARKDVLELILAEHPQDCLQCIRNTNCELQQLARDFGIAKPLFENQPKQIPVEASNGVIVRDMSKCVKCGRCVEMCQEVQTVGAINTAHRSVDYEITTAFDRPLQDSTCVYCGQCIAVCPVGALYENDETEKVWQAIADTDNHVLVQVAPAVRVALGEEFGLAPGSITTGKMVAALRRLGFDKVFDTDFAADVTIMEEGSELLERMSQGGTLPLITSCSPGWINFVETFYPDLLDNVSTCKSPQQMFGALAKSYYPQKAGIDAAKIVSVSIMPCTAKKYESARPEMNGSGYRDVDIVLTTRELARMIKQAGFDFNKLTEEEFDAPLGLSTGAAVIFGTSGGVMEAALRTVYEVVTGKELANVDFEGVRGLTGVKEAEVDLDGKKVKVAIANGLKNARVILDKIRAGDCEYQFVEIMCCPGGCIGGGGQPWGTTKATKEARMAGLYQADRELPIRQSHKNPAVKALYDEFLGKPLSHKSHELLHTHYHPKHK from the coding sequence GTGGGTCATCATGCATCCGATCCCAACAAAATCGTCAACATTACCATAGACGGCATCCCCGTATCATGTCCTGAAACTACCCTGATCTTAGATGCCGCCAAAATGGTCGGCATCGACATTCCCGTACTCTGCTACCATCCGGACCTTAAAGTGCGAGCTACCTGCCGCCTGTGCGTAGTCGAGCTTAAAGGCCAGAAAAAACTCAAAACCGCCTGCAGCAACGAAGTCTGGGACGGCGCCGAATTCATCACCAACAGCCCGGCTGTCCGCCAGGCCAGAAAAGACGTGCTTGAACTCATATTGGCCGAACATCCCCAGGACTGCCTCCAGTGCATCAGAAACACCAACTGTGAACTCCAGCAGCTGGCCCGTGACTTTGGCATAGCTAAGCCCCTGTTTGAAAACCAGCCCAAACAAATCCCTGTCGAAGCCTCCAACGGCGTCATCGTCCGCGACATGTCCAAATGCGTCAAATGCGGCCGCTGTGTCGAAATGTGCCAGGAAGTCCAGACCGTCGGCGCCATCAACACCGCCCACCGGTCTGTGGACTACGAAATCACCACCGCCTTCGACCGGCCGCTCCAGGACAGCACCTGCGTCTACTGCGGTCAGTGCATAGCCGTCTGTCCTGTCGGCGCCCTCTACGAAAACGACGAAACCGAAAAAGTCTGGCAAGCCATTGCCGACACCGATAACCATGTACTCGTCCAAGTCGCCCCCGCTGTCCGGGTAGCCCTCGGCGAAGAATTCGGCCTCGCGCCAGGCAGCATCACCACCGGCAAAATGGTAGCCGCCCTGCGCCGCTTAGGCTTTGACAAAGTCTTTGACACCGACTTTGCCGCCGACGTCACCATCATGGAAGAAGGCAGCGAACTCCTCGAAAGAATGAGCCAGGGCGGCACCCTGCCCCTCATCACCTCCTGCAGCCCGGGCTGGATCAACTTTGTCGAAACCTTCTATCCCGACCTGCTGGACAACGTCTCCACCTGTAAATCGCCGCAGCAAATGTTTGGCGCTTTAGCCAAAAGCTATTACCCTCAAAAAGCCGGTATCGACGCCGCCAAAATCGTATCTGTCTCCATCATGCCCTGCACCGCCAAGAAATATGAAAGCGCCCGTCCCGAAATGAACGGCAGCGGCTACCGGGATGTCGACATCGTCTTAACCACCCGTGAACTGGCGAGAATGATCAAACAAGCCGGCTTTGACTTTAATAAACTGACCGAAGAAGAATTTGACGCACCCCTTGGCCTGTCCACCGGTGCCGCCGTCATCTTCGGCACCTCCGGCGGTGTTATGGAAGCCGCGCTGCGTACCGTCTACGAAGTAGTCACAGGCAAAGAACTGGCCAACGTCGATTTCGAAGGCGTACGCGGCCTCACCGGCGTTAAAGAAGCCGAAGTGGACCTTGACGGCAAGAAAGTCAAAGTGGCCATTGCCAACGGCCTGAAAAATGCCCGGGTCATTTTGGATAAAATCCGCGCCGGCGACTGTGAGTATCAGTTTGTGGAAATCATGTGCTGTCCTGGCGGCTGCATTGGCGGCGGCGGTCAGCCCTGGGGCACCACCAAGGCTACCAAGGAAGCCCGGATGGCCGGTCTGTATCAGGCCGACCGCGAGCTGCCTATCAGGCAGTCGCACAAAAATCCGGCGGTGAAAGCGTTGTATGACGAGTTCCTGGGTAAACCCTTAAGTCACAAATCCCATGAGCTGCTGCATACTCATTATCATCCCAAGCATAAGTAG
- a CDS encoding methylenetetrahydrofolate reductase C-terminal domain-containing protein: MIVAQIKPIEEIAESIKGAKKVLVAGCGGCVTVCLSGGQKEADILASALRMKLEVDGQPTSIETATYERQCDPEYAARFKEHLKDVDVVVSVACGVGVQYMAETYPEIIFVPGQNTTFAGAAIEHGIWEERCMLCGECVLAKTGGVCPIIRCSKSLMNGPCGGSQNGVCEISKDTPCGWQLIYDRLKSQNRLEMMTEVLPAKDWSKSRDGGPRKIVREDVRL, translated from the coding sequence ATGATAGTTGCACAAATAAAGCCAATTGAAGAAATTGCCGAAAGTATAAAAGGCGCTAAAAAAGTACTGGTTGCCGGTTGCGGCGGCTGTGTTACCGTATGTCTGTCCGGTGGGCAAAAAGAAGCCGATATTCTGGCCAGTGCCTTGCGGATGAAGCTGGAGGTTGACGGTCAGCCTACCTCTATCGAAACTGCTACTTATGAGCGGCAGTGTGATCCGGAATATGCGGCCAGATTTAAAGAACATCTTAAAGATGTTGATGTTGTGGTGTCCGTGGCTTGTGGCGTTGGTGTGCAGTACATGGCGGAAACCTATCCGGAAATTATTTTTGTACCAGGCCAAAACACTACCTTTGCCGGCGCTGCTATTGAGCATGGCATCTGGGAAGAACGCTGTATGCTATGCGGCGAGTGTGTACTTGCCAAAACCGGCGGCGTATGTCCTATTATCCGTTGCTCCAAGAGCTTGATGAATGGTCCGTGTGGCGGTTCCCAAAACGGTGTTTGCGAAATCAGCAAAGATACCCCATGCGGATGGCAGCTTATTTATGATCGCCTCAAAAGCCAAAACCGTCTGGAAATGATGACCGAGGTATTACCCGCAAAAGACTGGTCGAAGAGCAGAGACGGCGGTCCCCGCAAAATTGTGAGGGAGGATGTGCGGTTATGA
- a CDS encoding hydrogenase iron-sulfur subunit, whose translation MSEGKVVGFVCRLCALISSDLGPPADVNVKIETVELPCAGKVDGRLLLEAFEKGADAVFVAGCPEHECMNVNGSSRARKRLEHIQEILDQVGIGRERLVMYNVSGTHGPRFAHIARDMAGLLEKLGPSPLKARKA comes from the coding sequence ATGAGTGAAGGTAAAGTTGTTGGTTTTGTTTGCCGCTTGTGTGCGCTAATTAGCTCTGACCTTGGCCCTCCAGCCGATGTTAACGTGAAAATCGAAACCGTTGAATTGCCTTGCGCCGGTAAAGTTGACGGCAGACTGTTGTTAGAGGCTTTTGAAAAGGGCGCTGACGCTGTCTTTGTCGCTGGCTGTCCTGAGCATGAGTGCATGAACGTCAATGGCAGTTCACGTGCCCGGAAACGTTTGGAGCATATCCAGGAAATTTTGGATCAAGTCGGCATTGGCCGGGAACGGTTAGTTATGTACAACGTGTCCGGCACCCATGGTCCGCGTTTTGCCCATATCGCCCGGGATATGGCCGGCCTCTTAGAGAAATTAGGTCCGAGTCCGCTTAAGGCCCGGAAGGCCTAG